The genomic window GTTGACTTTAACCATCGACTCGCAGGAAAGGAATTGACCTTTAATATCAAGGTAATTTCTGTTGAATAAATAAATTCTTGGTTTTGTTCCGAATGCACAACCTAGGGGATGAGGGCCCCTTGCAATACCCTTAAAGATAAAATTGAAGGCAGGATTGCCGCAAGGAGACGGTATGGATGTGGCAGATTCGAACCCGTGACGTTCCATTTCTCTTTTGCTCAGGAAGATGGCGAAGAGTTGATTCCTCACGCCCTGTAGGTCCGCTGTTCGGGGAAAATAGGGCTAAAATCTTGATCCTGGAAGGGATAAAGGGATGGAAGATGACCACAGATGGCTTGGAAATATTTCCCCCACAACTCTGGAAAAAGTAAGCGATGAAATCGAATCCTATATCCAAAAAGGGAAGGTGCAATGCAGCTGTGGCCCTTTAACCATTTCCGTGGAAACAGACCGGCAGGAGATTTATTATACTGCTCGGATCACATGTAAATGCGGCGATACGAACGACTTTGGGATTATTGAAGGCATGATCCCTATAGAGTAAAAATGATGGCAAATAAATACCATTTTTTAGATGACACATTGAACCCTGAGACAAGGAACCATTGTAAAGAACATATCGAGAAATTGATAAAAGGCCAGGCTATAAACTGCTCCTGCGATGACCTCAGAGTAATCGTCAATTTCAAGGATAGTTTTGGGATACGGTTTGGTGCGATGGTTAGATGTGGATGCGGTGACCTCAAGTCTGTGACATTTCATTTCTCTTTGGGTTAGGAAGACGGTAAAGAGATGATTTCTCACGCCCTGTAGGTCCATTGTTCGGGTAAAAATAAAAAGGTTTAATAATGGAAAATAGATATAAGTGGCCCCCTTTCATCTCGCCAGAAGTGAAAGATAGAGTAAAAAAGGAAATAGGCCATATCACCGAGCATAATTTAGTTCGGTGTGATTGCGAGTCGCTTTCGATAAGGATACATACTTATGCGCTTGATACGCGTTTCAAGGCTGAATTGCGATGTAAATGTGGCACTGCTGACCAATGGGGAGTTTTAGAGGGGGAAATACCAGAGACGGAGGTAAATGTTCGTGGACTCGAAGAGCGTCGTCCTGGAGAACAATTAAGGTCAGCGATAGGCCGTAGAAAATTTATGGACCCCAATGTACCCAGCACACGGTGCGGGAAAGAGAGAAGGTCCAGGTAGAACAGGAGACCACCAGGAATTAGAGACCTTAACCTGAAAATACTCAGTGAGGCGATAATCAGCCTTTCGGATATGGAGGAGATTTCGGAGAGGGAAGAGATCTTGGAGGAGATAAAAAGGCTAAAGAGTGGAAGATGACTACAGGTGGTTCAGCAACGTTTCCCTCGAAGCCCGGGTAAAAATAAAAGAATCAATTGACTCCTATATCCAAAAAATGATGGGATGATGCAGCTGCCGCGAGTCTGACAAATTTAGGGAGATACAGGGGACGGTCCCTATCGAGTAATTTATGACAAATAACTACCACTTTTTAGATGGTACCTTGGGAGACGAAGCAATGGACCTCTGTAAGGAAATCATAGAACAGAAGATAAGAAATCGTGGCTTAAGGTGTTTCTGCGGTGACCTCAGAGTAGCGATCATCTTATCGGACCCGGGCGAAGTAAAATTCGATGCGACAGTAACGTGTTCCCGCAAGAATCTGCGTGATGTCACTTTCCCGTTCTCGTTAGCTTAGGAGGGTTTTGTGGATATGGGCAAGCAATTATTGACATGTCATTGTAATGACTGCTCCTGTTGGACTGTATTTGAAGTCGAGCAGGCTCAAGGAGGCCTTGCCATGCTCTGCACACATTGCAAGGCAAAGAGACTAAAAAGTGGGACGAAGAAAGAGATCCTTAATTTTATTTCCATGACGAATCGGATCATGAAAGAGTTTTCAATCTTGAACCCGAAAGTGGCTGAGTTGCAGAATCCGGGGGATTTCGTTGAACCTTCATCATGACGTTAAGCGACCTACAACGGGGTCAAGGACAATTCCGTATTTGGCGATAAGCTGAGACGAGCCATTCTTTTAGAGGAAATCAATGCACATAGATTACCTGTTCTTAGATGTATCGATTCAAACGAAGACAAAGAGGCTCTGTCAAAATAAGATCGAACAACACGTCAAAGACAACGATGTGAATTGTCGTTGTCAGCACAGTCTAGTAACCGTAAATGGGACAGATCTCCTCGACAATAAATTTTCTGCAGTGATAAAATGTGCTTGTGGGAGGCTTAGAGTCGAACCGTACCTCTTCTCCATTGGAACAGATTAGAGAGAAAATATGTCAATATAGCCCATTATTTGAACGCAAAGTTGACGGCGCCTGTCCCGGTCAGGCCTCATGGCGGGGAACTAATCTTGAAGAAATCGGAGACTCTTTGCCCTGTTCTTTTTTAATCCCGAATGAAATCTTAGGGAAGTAGTAGAGAGGTAATGGAGATACGATATGTCAGATAAAAAAGGAATGACCAATCAAGGACTGAGGTGCGAATGTGGTGGTCCCCTTGGGATCAAAGTGTATTATAAAGATATGCCAACGAAGCACACCGTGGCTTCCCCCTGTAACGAATTCAAGCCGAAGGCTTAGGTGTGTCGGATCAAATGAAAAAATATGCCGGGATATGGAATACAATTATAAGAAGCTCACCGATGTCTCACCCGATGTCCAAGCAAGAATAAAATAAAACAAGAAGTCGAATTACTTAAATCGATTTTCAGTGAGATATTTACATGATACTCGCCACATATAACTTTGCTTTTTAGTAAATGTGCTCATTTTGGGCTCAACTCAATCACCCTCAGGCCTATTCCAGCCTACTCCAGCCAATTAAGGCTTTTTTCGTAACTCTTTGCTGGAGTTGGTTTTTGTTGGTTAGGGTAGGTTGGATTAGGGAGCGTTTACTGCTTTCCTAAATCGTGTGTCGGGTGTTCGAATCACCCCGGGGGCACCAAAAATCAATAGGTTAGAGAACCATAAGTGAGAGAATCGCCGCGATTGTGCTCATTCGGGCAAACTGAGGTGAATCTCTTCTTGAATCCTCGCTGAATTCCTTATTCCCTTCTGTAGTAAAATCGCCGTATTTGAAAGATCCGTTTCGTCCACGATATCATACCGGTCAAAAACAGAGCGAGTTTTATGGGTTCTGTCGCAAATATTGTCGAGAGATATAAAAGTTCTTGAAACGGTATTGCCTATGCGGCCAAGGAATAAAATTGTTGGGCGAAGGTCTGGTGTTGTCCGGCTCGTTGTTTCATCTGTCCCTTGTAAATCATATGAATTACTTCAATACCGCTCAGAGTGATCTTGGCACTTCGGAATGATTTGAATCCAAGCATGGGTCGTATTTTCTTTTTGATGAAGCGGTGGTCTTGCTCGACAATATTATTCAGGTATTTGCACTGTCAGATCTTTATCCGTTTCCGGTTTTCATGATTATATATTCTGATGCCTGCTTTATTGGCCCCGCTCTTGTCGATGTTAATCTGAAGGGTTTCTTCTGGAACTTTAACGCCTTGTTTAGGAACCTCAGCACTGCCTTCCGATCCCGCTTTGCAGGGAGGGTAAAGTCAATCGTCCGGCCCTGTTTATCGACCGCACGGTATAAATACTTCCATTCACCTTTGACGGAGACATAGGTCTCATCCATTCTCCAACTCTGGCCAATGGGTCTCTTCTTCTTTCTAAATTCTTTTTCAATGAAAGGAGTGGAGTGATCCACATCGACTCCACGTTCTTCCATCATTTCTTCGATGTGACGGTAGCTCAGAGGATAAGACAGGTACCATCGGTTGCCATAACAAGATGATGTCTTTCTCAAAATGGCATCCTTTAAAACTCAGCATGAGGGCTCCAAGAGTATTGTTTGTTTGATGCCACGAATGCTACTATGAAACCGCTGGTGATAACAATCTGAACTTTGCGACAGAACTCAAAGGGATGCTATTTCACGATCTGAGAAGAAGTGCGGTTAGAAACATGATCCGGGCTGGCGTCCCCCAAAGTGTGGCCAAAAGGATTTCCGGTCACAAAACGGATGAGGTCTTTCATTGTTACGATATCGTATCTGCGGAGGATTTAAAGGAGGCTTCGAGGAAGGTTGAAGCCCATAATCGGGAGAGAACAGTTACAGCTACGGTTACAGTGCTTCCATTCCAGGGGAAAGGAGCGGTTGCCAGTAAGTCATAAGATCTTGATTTAGTTGGTGCCGGAGGCCGGAATCGAACCGGCACGCTCCTTACGGGGCGAGGGATTTTAAGTCCCTTGCGTCTACCTGATTCCGCCACTCCGGCGCTGATTTTTAGCCATAAATCCCCTCCCCTTTTATCATCTTTTACAAACTTTCGTCAAGGGAAGTGCGCTTTTTGAGATTGCCGTTTTCAGGGGTATTTATGACAAAATTGTTGCCTGTCCGATAAAATTATCGGGTCCATGCGAGGTAGATCCGATAAACACAGGCATATTCAAGGCTATTCTTTTGGCATGTAGTTTGCTAATATCTCTAAGAGTGTAAAAGCGGGTGTAGATCCACGCGAGTCGAGGTGGTCTATACCGCTGGCAAGGGCGCCGTTATACCCATGGAGAGGACTGGTTCAAGGTCTTCTCGCCGGGACGGCGCTTTTTTTGTTGTAACGATTCAGCACCCCTCTCTTTTCCTCCATGGCGGTGTTGCTGTGGTACTCGAATCCTCGCGAAGCCAATCGAGGCATGCTGAGTCGTTACTTTTTGTTTTTATAAATGGAAATCGGGAGAACAATGAGGACAGGGTTAAAGGACAGGGACACGCGAAAGAATATCGTCGTGATCGGAAACGGGATGGTTGGGCAGCGGTTTTGTGAGAAACTGGTGGCCTTCGATACCGGAAAAAAATGCAGGATCACGACCTTTTGCGAGGAACCCCGTGCCGCATATGATCGCGTCGGCCTGACCTCGTTTTTTGCGCATCGCGATGCAGAAAAACTCATGTTGGCAAAGAGGGCATGGTATGACGAGCACGGCGTGGAATTGCATGTCGGTGATCGCGCTAATAAAATTGATCGGAAGTCGTGTATTGTCCATTCCGACAAAGGGGTCAAGATTGCCTATGATGTATTGGCCCTTACCACGGGTTCTTACCCCTTTGTGCCCAAGGTGTCAGGGATTAATAAAAATGGCGTCTTTGTCTATCGCACCATTGAAGACCTGGAGCGCATCATCGCTTACGGAGCGAAGATCAAGCGGGCCGCGATCCTCGGAGGAGGTCTGCTCGGTCTGGAGGCGGCCAAGGCCGCCCATGACTTGGGTCTCGAAACGCATGTGGTTGAATGCGCGCCCCGGCTCATGCCGAGAAATATTGATGATGCCGGGTCTCGGATATTGGTTCTAAAAATCGAAGAACTCGGGGTTTCTATTCATCTCAACAAGATGCTGGAAGAAGTTATCGGCAACGGCGTTGTCGAAGCGATGCGCTTTACAGATGGCGAGATGCTTGATGTCGACATGATTATTGTTTCTGCCGGGATTTGCCCACGGGATGAGCTTGCCCAGGATTGCGGTCTTGAGGTGGGTACGCCCGGCGGCATCGTAGTGAACGATCACCTTCAAACCTCTGACCCTTCCATTTATGCCATGGGCGAGGTTGTCCGGCACCGCGAAGTGACTTACGGCCTGGTTGCGCCGGGCTACGAGATGGCAGACGTGGTGGCGGCCAATCTTACCGGAGACGATGTGACATTCACCGGATCCGATCTTTCCGCCAAGTTAAAGCTCTTGGGTGTGGATGTTGCCAGCTTCGGAAGTTATGAAGCCGGGCCAGAGGAGGCCAAACCGCTTACCTGGGAAGACCCCTTCGGAGGGATCTATAAGAAACTTCTCTTCAGTCATGACGGCACCCGTCTGATCGGCGGGATGCTGATCGGGGATGCCGGTGATTATGGTCTTCTCTCCATGATGGTCAAAAGTAACGACCCCCTCCCCTGTAAACCCCATGAACTGATTCTGGGCAAGTCAGGCGGCGCGTCAGTGCTGGGTGGGGTCGAGGCCATGCCCGACTCGGCCCAGATCTGTTCTTGCAACAACGTGACCAAGGGAAACATTTGTACGGCAATTCGTGAGGGTGAGCTTACGACAATGGCACAGGTCAAGGAAGCGACGACAGCAGGAACAGGATGTGGTGGCTGTGTGCCGTTGGTGACCGACCTTTTTCGCGCAGAGATGCGCGCGGCGGGGGTGACGGTGAAGAACCACCTGTGTGAGCACTTTGCTTATTCACGCACCGAAATCTTTGCCCTGATCAAGGCAAAGAAGCTTAAGACCTTCTATGAGATTATTGCGGCCACCGGAACGGGTGACGGTTGCGAAATCTGTAAACCGGCCATCACGTCCATTCTGGCAGGAATGTGGAATGAAAATATCATGGAACCCGATCATCAGACACTCCAGGACAGCAATGATCGCTTTCTTGCCAATACACAGCGCGGCGGGCTGTACTCTGTCATTCCGCGTATCGCGGCTGGAGAGATTACCCCAGACAAACTGGTGGCCCTGGGTGAAACAGCCAAGGCTTATGGGCTCTACACCAAGATTACCGGCGGACAGCGAATAGATTTGTTCGGCGCCCAGGTACAGGACCTGCCGGATATCTGGGAAAAGCTGGTTGCGGCCGGCTTTGAAAGCGGCCATGCCTATGGCAAGGCCCTTCGGACGATCAAGAGCTGTGTCGGCACTACCTGGTGCCGTTACGGGGTGCAGGATTCCGTCGGCTTCGCAGTTCGACTGGAAAATCGCTACAAGGGAATTCGCGCGCCACATAAACTCAAGAGTGCCGTCTCAGGCTGTGTCCGTGAGTGCGCGGAGGCCCAGGGGAAAGACTTTGGATTGGTGGCGACGGAACATGGCTACAATCTCTATCTTTGCGGCAACGGCGGGGCCAAACCACGCCATGCAGATCTTTTTGCGACCGACATCGACGAAGAGACCACCGTGACTTATATTGATCGTTTTCTGATCTACTACATAATGACGGCGGATAAACTGACCCGGACCTCGGTCTGGATCGAGAAGTTGGAAGGCGGTATTGAACACCTGAAAGAGGTGATCATTGAAGACAAACTCGGCATCTGTGCCGAACTTGACGAGCGGATGCAATACTTGGTCGATACCTACAAATGTGAATGGACGGAGGTGGTGAACGATCCTGAAAGGCGGAAGGCCTTCCGTCAGTTTGTAAATACCGACGAGACGGAATCCAGTCTCGAAATTATCTCGGAGCGCGGCCAGCAACGGCCTGCAGATTGGCCAAGTGAATCGGTCTCGCTTGAACAGTTCAAGTTACTCCAGCAAAGGCTTCCCGAAGCCGACTTGGTACAGGAAAATCAATCTGCGTGGGTGAAGGTTGGAATCGTCTCTGACTTCCCAACGAACGGCGGAGCGACGATCAAGGTCGGAAAGGTCCAGATTGCCGTCTTCAATTTTGAAAGCCGGGGGAAATGGTATGCTTGCCAGCAGATGTGTCCGCATAAGAAGGCCTTTGTCTTGTCACGCGGCATCATTGGAGACGTCCAGGGGACACCCAAGGTGGCCTGTCCACTACACAAGAAAAACTTCTCGCTGGCTTCTGGAGAATCCCTGAACGGCGAAGCGTATGCAATTCGGGTGTTTCAGGTCAAGGTAGAGGGGGAGGAGGTCTTTCTGGATCTCCCGCCGATAGAGGTCTTGGATCAGATCCTGGCGACGGAAATAGGCTGCCGTCTTGCAACATCGTGTGATACCAGTCCGGACTTGTTACAGGTTTTGTAGGGTAAGAAACCGCCGATTCGCCTGAAATACTATGTTATCGGCCTAAGGGTTCCTCACCGTACAAGAGTACGCCTCGGTCGCCCTTATGGCCTCTGGCCTTGTCTTTCAGGCGACTTGACGGTTTCCCAAAAAATGACAGTCTCGTAAAAAATCGCACTCCGGTGGAAACCGGAGTCTAGAGGGGATGTACCAACTTGAGAAAAATTGGATTTCGGCCTTCGCCGGAATGACGGGAAATGGTTCTTTTCAGATCCGATTTAAGTAGTTTCTGTTTGTTTCCGAACCGACCGCGCCTCGGTAAGCGCGGAGACAAAGATTTTACCGTCCCCCGGGTTTCCGGTACGGGCGGCGATTTTGATGGTGTCTACGACGCGGTCGACCTCGTTTTCGTTGACGACAATCATCAACCAGACCTTTGAAAGCTCTTCGTATCGAACCGGCCCAACCTGTATCCCCCGTTGTCTCCCCCGCCCAGAGACTGAAAGGCGTGTGTAGGAGAAAAACCCTGCCTTCTCAAGGGCTGAGATAACCTCCCGTTCTTTTTCGGGCCGGATAATGGCCTGAATCATTTTCATCATCATGAAATCTCCATCAATTCAGGGGTCATGGCCACGACCTCAGAGGCCTCCGGAACGAAGGGCTTAATTTTCTCCTCCAGAATCTCCATCACCTTGTCGGTCCCGAGTCGTGAAATCACCTCCTGAAATGATTCATCGGCGTGGCGGTGTGCCAAGGCGATATCTAGAAGGGCATCTACAGTGGGAACAACCATCTCTTCTGTGATTGCTTTCCGGACCATCTTTCCCAGGCGGAAATTCCCCGTCAGACTTCCCCCTAGGAAAAGTTGGTAGGAGAAGCGCCGCGAGGCCCCGACAGGAGACATGGACCCTGCCAGGCCAATGTCGCCTACCTGATGTTTCGCGCAACTGTTGGGACATCCGGAGATATGAATCGAGAGGGCATTGAACAGGGCCCGCTTTTCAGGGTCGGCTGGATTATGATGATTGAGCAGCTCCCGAGCCGCCCCCTGGGAATGGGTAACGGCAAGCGTGCAGAATTCAATCCCGACGCAGGCGATCAAGTTAGGTCCGTTCGCCTTTCCTTTTAAGGAGAGCCCAAGCTGCTCAAGTATCTTGGCCACCCGGCGGATCTTTCGGGCTGGAATCCATTGAAGTTCGACATCCTGGTCTTTCGTAAAGTGTAAGCGGCCGTTACCATGCTGTTTAGCGATCTCGCCGAGGGCTGCAAAGGTCTCAGCGCGGATGTCACCCAGAGGGACAGCCACCGCGAGACGGACATATCCGCGCTGCCGCTGTGGGATGGCACCTGAGGGGAGCTTTGAGGCTTGGGCAGGAATAAGACCCGCTGCCAGCCGTCCCCCGCTCCAGGGCCTTCTATCGACATCGGCCATCGTCGGAAGGCAAACCTCCCGGTTTTCAGGGAGACCCTGTTTTTCCTGAAAGATCTTGTCGAAAGTTTTGATGAATTTTTCCTGTCCCCATTCTTTGATCAGAAATTTCAGGCGCGACTTGGCTTTACTTCTGTTACCAAACTTCACATGAATTTCGAAGACGGCCTGGCAGGCCGGAAGCGCGTCCGCAAGGGGAATAAATTCGCGAAGCCGGAATCCGAGGAGGGGGCGTGAACCAAGGCTCCCGCCGACCCAGAACTCAAAGCCGATCTTAGGGCTTCCACCTTCCGTCTCGCGTTTAACGGCGACAAAGGCGATGTCATTGATCATCGCGTCTGCGGCGCAGACCCCGCAAGCGGAGAAGTTGATATTTAACCGGTTCGGCATTGTCGGATTGATTAAATCGGAGCGTTTGATGAAATAGTCGCTGATCTGCCGGGCCCAGGGCTGAACGTCGATCAGGCCGTCCTGAGCAATCGACCCAAGGGTACAGGCCGTGACATTCCGCATCGTGTGGCCACAGGCCGAGCGGCTGGTCAGACCCATGGATTTGAGCTTTGCAAAGATCGTCTCCGCCTCTTCGACCCGGACCCAGTGAAGTTCCAGGGCCTGCCGGACGCTCAGATGGATTCGGCCACGCCCATGGACTTCTGCCAGGGAGGCCAGCTGCGTGACTTGCTCTGAAGTTACAATCCCCCCCGGAATTCGGATTCGCATCATTGAGTACCCTTCATGCTTCTGGGTACAGATGCCATAGGTCTTGAGGCGGTAACCGTCTTCAGGTGAAAGGGCACGCGTCCCCTCCTCTCTGATACGGGAAAAGTCGAGCCCCAAACCTCCCTGTTTTATTTTCTCCAGATCGAGTGTTTTAAGGGAGCCCGACCTTGATTTCCTAACAAGAGAGGGGGGCGCAGTTGCAGATCCCTTCTGCTGAGAGGGCTTGTTCACCAGATCTAGTAAATCGTTCACCAGTTGGGCGCAACTGCCGCAGCCCGTGGTCGCATCGGTGCAGCCTGCGACCTCATCCCGTGTCTTCAAGCCCTTTTCGCGGATGGCGGAACAGATGGCTCCCTTCGAGACGCTGTAACAAGTGCAGACCAGGTCGGACTCGGCCAGGGAGGCAACACCGGACAGGGAATCGGGTGCCCCCTCCATCGCGATGTTTCCGAGGAGGGTGTTCTTGATGGCCGAGATGTCTTCCCCCTTCTGGAGGAGATTAAAAAGGCGAGGGCCGTCTGTATTGTCGCCGAGTAGGATGAATCCGGTTAGACGATTCTGACGGATGACGCACTTTTTATAAATTGATTTTTCCGAGTCGACAAAAGAGACTTCCTCAGCCCCGCCTCCGCCGGTAAAGTCACCGGCCGAGGTGAGATTGATGCCGGCCACTTTCAAGGTGGTTGCACATACGGTTCCTTCATAGCGTTTCGTATTCTTACCGGCAATGGCGTCCGCCACAACTTCTGCTTGCTCCTTCAAGGGGGTCACTAGACCGTACACCTTTCCTCGGTGCTCTATGGCATCTCCCACGGCAAAGATGCCTGCGCGGCTGGTCTCCATCCGGTCATCGACGACGATCCCCTCATTGACCTTCAGACCCGCCTCTTTTGCAAGGGAGAGGTTTGGTCGTGTTCCGGTGCAGATCAGGACCATCCCGGCAGGGAGAGTCTCTCCGCTCTTTAGGCGAACGCCGGAGACCTGATTGTCTCCAGGCTTGTCTCCCATAATTTTGTCGGCGGTCATATTCAGAATGGAAGGAATTCCCATCCGCTCCAGATCCCTTCTCAGGATAGACGCGCCGATGGTGTCGAGCTGCTGTTCCATCAAACGGTCGCCCAGGTGGACGACGGTCACGGACACCCCGTAATTAATCAGTCCCCGCGCGGCCTCCAGGCCGAGAAGTCCGCCGCCAATGACCACTGCCTCGCGATTTGAACGTGCCGCCGCAATGATCTTTTCCGTATCCTTCATCGTCCAGAAGACGAAGACTCCCTCTTTATCCGATCCGGCAATCGGCGGGACCGTGGGGCTTCCCCCTGTCGCCAGGAGGAGGCTGTCATAATCTGTGACCGTCCCTTCGGAATCGCTAACCTGCTTTGCCTTTGGATTAATCGAAACGACCTTGACCCCCTGCCTGAGATCAATTTCATTCTTAGCGTACCAAGACTCCGAATGGAGAATAATCTTCTCCCCCGTCGTTTTTCCGGCGAGAACATCCGAGAGGAAAATCCGATTATAATGCGTCTGGGCTTCGTCGCCAAAGATGGTAATCGAGAGATCAGACTTCGTTTTCAGGATCGCTTCAACCGTGGCCATCCCTGCCATCCCGTTTCCGATCACCACTAGCCGGGTCGGGTTCTTATTCATTCGAACCGACCTCCATTTTAACCTGCTCCTTTTTGACGGGGTCATTCCTGTCCGCGGTTTCTTCCTGATTCAATTTATCTAATGCCGGGAGGAGGTCATGGAGGAGGGCCTCTCCCTCAATCTCACGATCGACCGAAGAGAGATGGTATTCCCTTCCGAAGGCCCCCTCCGGTTCTTTCAGGTAGCGCCAGCAGAAGAGGAAGCTGATGAAGGCGCCGGAAGCAACCACAAAGAAGAAGGTCCGGGTGTCTACAAAAGAATAGACCGTCAGGTAGATCACCGCGCCGACGTTCCCGTAAGCCCCGACCATCCCCGAGATTTGGCCCGTGAGGCGGCGCTTGATCAATGGGATAATGGCAAAAGTGGCCCCGCCTGCCCCCTGGACAAAGCAGGAACAGAGGACCGTGATGATGATGGCAAGCGGGATGGGCCAGGCCGGAGAGATCAGTCCCATCAGAAAAAATCCGACGGCGGTTCCAAGCATATAAAGGACCATCACCCCTTTCCGACTCTTCATTCGGTCAGAGATCACCCCTCCCAGCGGTCGGGCGAAGAGATTGACAAAGGCAAAAGAGGAGGCAATCAGACCGGCCGCTGCGGGTGAGAGGGTAAAGGTGCTTTCAAAAAAGGCCGGGAGCATGGAGACCACCGCCAGCCCGGCCCCAAAATTGGCGACATAGGTGGTGTTGAGGGCGCCGACGCTGTTGAAGTCGTAGAGGTCATCCTTCGGGACCCCCTGCCGCAGAATCGGAAGATTGATCTTCAAGACCTGAAGTGCCTGATAAATAACGCCGGCGGCGACCACGCCATAGGCCGTTATCGTCCCGATTCTTCCGAGAAAACCGGTTCGTTGGATCTTCCAGACGAGGACGGCCAGCACCCCCGTCATCGGGATGGTCCAGAGGATCAGTTTGATCATGTCGGACCAGCTGCTGACCTCCATTGCAGCGACCTTCCTGGGCTTTCTAAAGACGGTCCCGATTGGCCCATCGGTAATGGCAAACCAGTAGTAGATCCCATAGAGGAGCAGGAAAATGCAGTTGGACGCCACAGCATAACGCCATCCCGCTTCTCCTCCAAAGAAGATGAAGGCAATGGAGGGAAGGGTCATCGCCGCCGCTGCGGACCCGAAGTTTCCCCATCCGGCATAGAATCCTCCGGCAAAACCGATGTCCTTGGGTTTGAACCAAAGGGTGGTCATATGAATCCCGACGACAAAACCGGCCCCGATACAGCCGAGGATGAGACGGGAAATCAGCAACTGTGCAAAACTTTCTCCAAAAGCAAAAACAAAGCCGGGAAGGGTCATGACGATCATCATGATGGAAAAGACCCGCCGGGGACCCCATTTGTCCATCGCCATCCCGATGAAGACGCGGGCCGGGATCGTCAAGGCAACATTGCAGATCGCGAGAAGCTTGATCTGCTCCACCGTCAGCCACCCCACCGATTTGACAATCGTCGTCGCCAGCGGCGCCATGTTAAACCAGGTATAAAAGCAAAGAAAAAATGCAATCCAGGTCAAATGGAGCGCCCGAATCTCGGGGCTTCTAAATTTAAAAAGTTCTTTGGTTTTCATTTTAAAGTACTCGTAGTCGGATATGTATAATGGTTCAGCTTACCTGGATTTTGCTTCAGGGCAAGGCGCGAGAAGCGCAGACCCGGAGCGTATGTTCCATACGTGAGGATTCGAGCCCCACAGCAACGCCGCCATGGAGTAAAAGCCAGATGAGATGGACCGTTATACATCTTTTATGCCGGTCCGTATGTTGTACGCCTCCGAGACCTCCTGGACAAAGATCTTTCCATCCCCCGGATGATCGGTGTCCGCCCCGCTTTCGATGGCCTCAAGCGCTTTTTCATACTCTTCTTCCTCAACAAACAGGATGAGCATTAACTTTGCCAGGGTACTATAACTGACGCGGCCCACCTGGATTCCCCGCTGTTGCCCACGGCCCAGAACCGGGATCTTGGTCACCGCATAGAGTCCTTTGTCCTCCAGGTTCTTCAGGACTTTTTCCTCCTGTTCGGTGCGGATAATGGCCCGGATCATCTTCAAATGGCTTCTCCTCCCCGT from Candidatus Manganitrophaceae bacterium includes these protein-coding regions:
- a CDS encoding P-II family nitrogen regulator, whose amino-acid sequence is MKMIRAIIRTEQEEKVLKNLEDKGLYAVTKIPVLGRGQQRGIQVGRVSYSTLAKLMLILFVEEEEYEKALEAIESGADTDHPGDGKIFVQEVSEAYNIRTGIKDV
- a CDS encoding MFS transporter, translated to MKTKELFKFRSPEIRALHLTWIAFFLCFYTWFNMAPLATTIVKSVGWLTVEQIKLLAICNVALTIPARVFIGMAMDKWGPRRVFSIMMIVMTLPGFVFAFGESFAQLLISRLILGCIGAGFVVGIHMTTLWFKPKDIGFAGGFYAGWGNFGSAAAAMTLPSIAFIFFGGEAGWRYAVASNCIFLLLYGIYYWFAITDGPIGTVFRKPRKVAAMEVSSWSDMIKLILWTIPMTGVLAVLVWKIQRTGFLGRIGTITAYGVVAAGVIYQALQVLKINLPILRQGVPKDDLYDFNSVGALNTTYVANFGAGLAVVSMLPAFFESTFTLSPAAAGLIASSFAFVNLFARPLGGVISDRMKSRKGVMVLYMLGTAVGFFLMGLISPAWPIPLAIIITVLCSCFVQGAGGATFAIIPLIKRRLTGQISGMVGAYGNVGAVIYLTVYSFVDTRTFFFVVASGAFISFLFCWRYLKEPEGAFGREYHLSSVDREIEGEALLHDLLPALDKLNQEETADRNDPVKKEQVKMEVGSNE
- the nirD gene encoding nitrite reductase small subunit NirD: MRTGLKDRDTRKNIVVIGNGMVGQRFCEKLVAFDTGKKCRITTFCEEPRAAYDRVGLTSFFAHRDAEKLMLAKRAWYDEHGVELHVGDRANKIDRKSCIVHSDKGVKIAYDVLALTTGSYPFVPKVSGINKNGVFVYRTIEDLERIIAYGAKIKRAAILGGGLLGLEAAKAAHDLGLETHVVECAPRLMPRNIDDAGSRILVLKIEELGVSIHLNKMLEEVIGNGVVEAMRFTDGEMLDVDMIIVSAGICPRDELAQDCGLEVGTPGGIVVNDHLQTSDPSIYAMGEVVRHREVTYGLVAPGYEMADVVAANLTGDDVTFTGSDLSAKLKLLGVDVASFGSYEAGPEEAKPLTWEDPFGGIYKKLLFSHDGTRLIGGMLIGDAGDYGLLSMMVKSNDPLPCKPHELILGKSGGASVLGGVEAMPDSAQICSCNNVTKGNICTAIREGELTTMAQVKEATTAGTGCGGCVPLVTDLFRAEMRAAGVTVKNHLCEHFAYSRTEIFALIKAKKLKTFYEIIAATGTGDGCEICKPAITSILAGMWNENIMEPDHQTLQDSNDRFLANTQRGGLYSVIPRIAAGEITPDKLVALGETAKAYGLYTKITGGQRIDLFGAQVQDLPDIWEKLVAAGFESGHAYGKALRTIKSCVGTTWCRYGVQDSVGFAVRLENRYKGIRAPHKLKSAVSGCVRECAEAQGKDFGLVATEHGYNLYLCGNGGAKPRHADLFATDIDEETTVTYIDRFLIYYIMTADKLTRTSVWIEKLEGGIEHLKEVIIEDKLGICAELDERMQYLVDTYKCEWTEVVNDPERRKAFRQFVNTDETESSLEIISERGQQRPADWPSESVSLEQFKLLQQRLPEADLVQENQSAWVKVGIVSDFPTNGGATIKVGKVQIAVFNFESRGKWYACQQMCPHKKAFVLSRGIIGDVQGTPKVACPLHKKNFSLASGESLNGEAYAIRVFQVKVEGEEVFLDLPPIEVLDQILATEIGCRLATSCDTSPDLLQVL
- a CDS encoding P-II family nitrogen regulator gives rise to the protein MKMIQAIIRPEKEREVISALEKAGFFSYTRLSVSGRGRQRGIQVGPVRYEELSKVWLMIVVNENEVDRVVDTIKIAARTGNPGDGKIFVSALTEARSVRKQTETT